The DNA region CGGTGGGGCATCGCCAGAACAGCCTGGAGCTGCTGGAGCTGCTCCGCAGTAAGGGGGTATTTCTGGTGCCCCTTAACCATGAAGGTACCTGGTATCGCTACCACCACCTGTTTGCCGAATTCCTACAGGAACAGAGCGTGCAGCGCGGCAATCTGCGAACAACCCTCGTGTGGGAGCGGGCGAGTCGCTGGTTCCATGAACGTGGCCAGATGCCGCAAGCGGTGGACTATGCATTGCGAGCCAATGATGTCGACGGCGCATCCCGCCTTGTGCAGGGCTTATCGGAGGAGCAGCTGCTGGCAGAGCAGAATCTGTCGCAGCTACTCAGCTGGCGGGCGGAGCTGCCGGAACAGCTGATCACAGGACGCCCCCGCCTGGTGGTGATCTACAGTTGGGCGTTGGCTCTCAGCTGCCAGTTGGCGGAAGCTGAGCGCCTGCTTGCCACGCTTTCAAAATTCGGAGAGAAGGAGCATGCCTTTTATCGGGGGCAGGAGCTCGCGATCCGGGCGGTGATTTTGCGGGGGCGCTCTGACCTTAAAGGTGCGGAAGAATCTGCCCAGGCGGCGTTGGAGCAACTCCCCCCAGAGTCTTATGGCGCGCGTATTATTGCACTGTCGGTGCTTTGTAATTGCCACCTCAGCCGGGGGCAGATAGAGCCTGCACGGGACTATAACCGGATGTCAGTCGAGGAGGCTCAGCGCTCGGGGCATAGCCTGTTTGAGCTGCTTATGTGCTTTGATCAGGCCTCCCTGATGATGGATCGGGGGCACCTGGATATTGCTGTGCGCCATATCGATGAGCATACCAAGCGGATCTATTGCGATGCCGATACCACCAGCCTGGGTCGCCTCTACATGCTCAAGGGGTTTGCCCTGTGGAAGCAGCAGAATCTCGACGAAGCGGAGAGCTGGGCCCGCAGGGGCATTCCCATCGCCGAACGGGCCCGGGACGTCTCCGTGGTATTGGGGTATACGGTCCGTATCCTGATCTACCGCAACCGTAAGGATATTGGGGCGGCCTTTAACATGCTCGCCGAGGTCGAGCGCTTGATGAACCTGTGGGATATTCCCCAGGTGTTCTACCTGGCCTGGCTGACGGTGCTGAAGTGTGACCTCTGGATCTACCAGGGCAAACTCGAGCAGGCCCGGGGCTGGCTCGAGCGGTTGGTTGAGCTCTATGACAGCGAACAGGTGTGGCCCCCGCCCTACCTGCACTTTTTGCCGGGCCTGACCAAGCTGATCTATTGTCGGCTGCTGCTGGCCGATGGCAATCCCCAGGGGGCGGCTGAGGTGGCGGCCGTCAGTGCGGACAAGTACCGCCGACAGCAGCTTTACAATTATCAGGGGGTTGCCCTGCTCTACGAGGCGGCCGCCCGTAATCTGGCTGGTCAGGTGACTGAGGCGCAAGAGCGCCTGCGGGAGGCGCTTGAACTGCTGGAGGGGTCGGGGATGATCTACCCCTTCAGAGAGCTGGGCGATGCCATTGTTGCCCCTCTGCAGCAGCTGGGGGAGAACGAGTTTGCGCGGCGGATGCTGGCCATGATCTGCGCGAAGGCACCCAGCAGCCCGGAAAAGGAGAGCGCGGAAAACCGCCTTCTGGAAATTAACCGCCAGTTGAATGAGCCGATCAGCAAACGGGAGATGGCGGTACTCAAGCTGATCGCCAGCGGGCTCTCGAACCAGCAGATCGCCGACAAGCTCTTTATTTCGCTGCACACCGTGAAGACCCACGCCCGCCGCATCAACAACAAGCTGGAAGTAAGAAGCCGGACCCAGGCAGCTGCCAAAGCGCGGGAGCTGGGGTTGGTGTAACCGATGCCCGGGAAGGGTAAAGGCGGGCGGAGAATACGCAAAGCTGTGATCCTCCTTACCCTTCCTTTACCCTTTTTCTGCTAGATTGTTGGAAACGGCCGTGACGGCGCTGCTCCTTCAGCGGTACTGTCGGGCGAAAAGACCCATAGAACACAGGAATAGCACCTATGATCAAACAGTTAACTGCAATCAGTCTCAGCGCCCTTTTGCTGGCCGGTTGCCAGACCACGAACCCCTATACCGGCGAGCAGGAGATCAACAAAACCACCAAATATGGTGGCATTGGTGCCTTGGCAGGGGCTGTGGTCGGTGGCCTGGCTAATGGTAAGGATGGGGCACTGGCGGGTGCGGCCCTGGGCGGTGCGGCCGGTGCCGGGTATGGGTATTACACCGACCGGCAGGAGGCGGCCCTGCGCCAGCGCCTGCAGGGTACCGGCGTGCAGGTACAGCGCAACGGCAATGATCTCAAGCTGATCATGCCGGGTAACATCACTTTTGCGACCAACTCCTATAACATCCAGGCAAGCTTCTACAGTGTGTTGGGGTCGGTTGCACTGGTGCTTCAGGAGTTCGACAAGAACACCGTCGAGGTCGTAGGCCACACCGACAGCACAGGGAGCCGCCAGTACAATATGAGCCTCTCGGAAAAGCGCGCCCAGAGCGTTGCCAGCTACCTGGTTAACCAGGGCGTGGCCGGCCCGCGGATCTCCTATTTTGGCGCCGGCCCCGACCAGCCTATCGCCAGTAACGACAGTACCAGTGGCCGCGCCCTGAACCGTCGAGTCGAGATCAACCTTCGTCCCCCCGTGCAATAAGTTCGGCGCTCAACCGGCGGCCAATCGAGTCGCCGGTTGAGGCTTTGCTGGCATATTCTCCCGCTCTGTTAACTGATAAACTGGCCGCAATTCGCGGGCGGCTGGCTTGCCCTGCGCGTATGGAATGAGAGGGGGTTGAGGCATGAGTAACGATCGGGTTGTGATCTTTGATACTACGCTGCGCGACGGCGAGCAGAGTCCGGGTGCTTCCATGACCCGCGAGGAGAAACTGCGCATTGCCCGGGCTCTGGAGATGATGCGGGTGGATGTGATCGAAGCGGGTTTCCCGGTCGCCAGC from Aestuariirhabdus litorea includes:
- a CDS encoding OmpA family protein; this encodes MIKQLTAISLSALLLAGCQTTNPYTGEQEINKTTKYGGIGALAGAVVGGLANGKDGALAGAALGGAAGAGYGYYTDRQEAALRQRLQGTGVQVQRNGNDLKLIMPGNITFATNSYNIQASFYSVLGSVALVLQEFDKNTVEVVGHTDSTGSRQYNMSLSEKRAQSVASYLVNQGVAGPRISYFGAGPDQPIASNDSTSGRALNRRVEINLRPPVQ
- a CDS encoding LuxR C-terminal-related transcriptional regulator, which gives rise to MKLYRPPLPQGHIPRPRLIELLDRSNCRLAVISAPAGFGKSTLAIEWLQRLSETHRVAWLSLDERDNNLQRFLTYLVHAFGRCLDEGASEASLEQLSVHQAHQPLSFESVLTPLLEELWQLKQPLVLALDDYHVINREAVHQCMHFLFDHLPPNVRLLLTSRYQMGVAISKLRLNRQLAEIGQEELRFTHEEIESYLLGEGFNGLTSGDISLVERRSEGWITGLRLFVMALSRESDPCQHIRALKGTEQFIANYLLEEVFVRLGREVQEFLLDTALLDSFSAKLCDAVGHRQNSLELLELLRSKGVFLVPLNHEGTWYRYHHLFAEFLQEQSVQRGNLRTTLVWERASRWFHERGQMPQAVDYALRANDVDGASRLVQGLSEEQLLAEQNLSQLLSWRAELPEQLITGRPRLVVIYSWALALSCQLAEAERLLATLSKFGEKEHAFYRGQELAIRAVILRGRSDLKGAEESAQAALEQLPPESYGARIIALSVLCNCHLSRGQIEPARDYNRMSVEEAQRSGHSLFELLMCFDQASLMMDRGHLDIAVRHIDEHTKRIYCDADTTSLGRLYMLKGFALWKQQNLDEAESWARRGIPIAERARDVSVVLGYTVRILIYRNRKDIGAAFNMLAEVERLMNLWDIPQVFYLAWLTVLKCDLWIYQGKLEQARGWLERLVELYDSEQVWPPPYLHFLPGLTKLIYCRLLLADGNPQGAAEVAAVSADKYRRQQLYNYQGVALLYEAAARNLAGQVTEAQERLREALELLEGSGMIYPFRELGDAIVAPLQQLGENEFARRMLAMICAKAPSSPEKESAENRLLEINRQLNEPISKREMAVLKLIASGLSNQQIADKLFISLHTVKTHARRINNKLEVRSRTQAAAKARELGLV